One window from the genome of Candidatus Binatia bacterium encodes:
- a CDS encoding HU family DNA-binding protein — translation MTKAELIDSIASKAALPKQKAEEIVNGLFDDIVGALKSGDKVNISGFGTFSVSERKARTGRNPKTGETIQIASSRAAKFKAGKGLKESLG, via the coding sequence ATGACTAAAGCCGAACTGATCGATTCGATAGCAAGCAAGGCCGCGCTTCCCAAGCAAAAGGCCGAAGAAATCGTCAACGGACTGTTCGACGATATCGTCGGCGCGCTGAAGAGCGGTGACAAGGTCAACATCTCCGGCTTTGGAACTTTCTCGGTGTCCGAGCGCAAGGCGCGGACGGGAAGAAATCCGAAGACGGGGGAGACGATTCAAATAGCTTCCTCTCGAGCCGCTAAGTTTAAGGCGGGTAAGGGCTTGAAAGAATCTCTCGGCTGA
- the rplM gene encoding 50S ribosomal protein L13, with protein MGTFQMKNSEALAQRQWFIVDAAGKVLGRLATEIARVLRGKHKPGFTRHVDGGDFVIVINARDVKLTGTKPKKKLYYRHSEYPGGIRVTAAEKMLAEKPEHLVWLAVKGMLPKSRLGRKLRTKLKVYAGGDHPHAAQKPQTLTIRA; from the coding sequence ATGGGCACGTTTCAGATGAAAAACAGCGAGGCACTGGCGCAACGCCAGTGGTTCATCGTCGATGCCGCGGGAAAGGTTTTGGGGCGGCTCGCCACCGAAATCGCGAGGGTGCTCAGGGGGAAGCATAAACCCGGCTTCACGCGCCACGTGGATGGCGGCGACTTCGTGATCGTGATCAACGCGCGCGACGTCAAGCTCACGGGCACCAAGCCGAAGAAGAAGCTGTACTATCGCCATTCGGAATATCCCGGCGGGATTCGGGTCACCGCCGCGGAGAAAATGTTGGCCGAGAAGCCGGAGCATCTCGTTTGGTTGGCCGTAAAAGGCATGCTGCCCAAGAGCCGTCTGGGTCGCAAGCTGCGCACCAAGTTGAAAGTTTATGCTGGCGGCGATCATCCCCATGCGGCGCAAAAACCGCAAACCTTGACGATCAGAGCCTAG
- the rpsI gene encoding 30S ribosomal protein S9, whose amino-acid sequence MAQKVFSATGRRKTSVARINLKEGKGNLRVNDRTLEEYFGRETARMVVLQPFQVTQTTGSFDTEVNVQGGGISGQAGAIRHGITRALMQANADFRVPLKKAGFVTRDPRAVERKKYGRHKARKRPQYSKR is encoded by the coding sequence ATGGCGCAAAAAGTTTTTTCGGCTACCGGAAGACGCAAAACGTCGGTCGCGCGGATCAATTTGAAAGAGGGCAAGGGCAACCTAAGGGTCAACGACCGCACCCTGGAGGAGTATTTCGGGCGTGAAACCGCGCGCATGGTCGTGCTTCAGCCTTTTCAGGTGACTCAGACAACGGGGAGTTTCGACACCGAAGTCAATGTACAAGGCGGAGGCATCTCCGGCCAGGCGGGCGCCATTCGCCATGGAATTACCCGCGCTCTTATGCAAGCGAATGCCGACTTTCGCGTGCCGCTCAAAAAAGCCGGATTCGTCACCCGTGACCCGCGCGCGGTCGAGCGCAAGAAATACGGCCGCCACAAGGCGCGGAAACGGCCGCAATACTCCAAGCGTTGA
- the argC gene encoding N-acetyl-gamma-glutamyl-phosphate reductase codes for MPEKKSAAKHETLSVAVLGATGYAGVELLRILLRHPRVHLTAVTSQQYAGKRVSEIYPALAGKCDLALEELQVEKIASHCELAFAALPHETSMDVVAGLVQRSKRVIDLSADFRLHDPKVYQRWYRAHKAAQFLDEAVYGLTEIHRSAIGKARLVANPGCYPTGAVLGLAPLFDEKMVRGTVVIDAKSGTTGAGRSSAVDLSFSEVNENFKAYNVGVHRHAPEIEQELGELGGEPVAVLFAPHIVPMNRGILSTMYVELKSAPDEDDLAKLYRKFYRDEPFIRILPAGMFPQTKDVRGSNDCAIGFRYDSPTERLVVITAIDNLVKGAAGQAVQNMNLMYGWAETEGLRETALVP; via the coding sequence TTGCCTGAGAAAAAATCCGCTGCGAAGCACGAGACTCTGTCCGTGGCCGTGCTTGGGGCCACGGGATACGCCGGAGTCGAGCTGCTAAGAATCCTGCTCCGCCATCCTCGAGTCCATCTAACGGCAGTGACCTCGCAGCAGTATGCCGGCAAGCGGGTGAGCGAGATTTATCCGGCGCTTGCAGGAAAGTGCGACCTCGCTCTGGAAGAGCTTCAGGTCGAAAAAATCGCTTCTCACTGCGAACTCGCCTTCGCCGCTCTGCCGCACGAAACATCCATGGACGTCGTCGCCGGGCTGGTGCAGCGCTCCAAACGGGTCATCGACTTGAGCGCGGACTTTCGTTTGCACGATCCGAAGGTGTATCAGCGTTGGTATCGGGCGCACAAGGCCGCTCAGTTTTTGGACGAAGCCGTTTATGGACTGACGGAGATCCATCGTAGCGCGATCGGCAAAGCGCGTTTGGTGGCCAACCCGGGCTGTTATCCTACCGGCGCCGTTCTGGGTTTGGCACCTTTGTTCGATGAAAAAATGGTTCGGGGAACGGTCGTGATCGACGCCAAATCCGGCACGACTGGAGCGGGCCGAAGCAGCGCGGTGGACCTCTCCTTTAGCGAGGTCAATGAAAACTTCAAGGCGTACAACGTCGGCGTTCACCGCCACGCGCCGGAAATCGAGCAGGAGCTGGGCGAGTTGGGCGGCGAGCCGGTCGCCGTCCTATTCGCGCCGCATATCGTTCCCATGAACCGCGGGATACTTTCCACGATGTACGTGGAGCTCAAGAGCGCTCCCGACGAGGATGATTTGGCCAAGCTTTACCGAAAATTTTATCGGGATGAGCCGTTCATTCGCATCCTGCCGGCGGGCATGTTTCCGCAAACCAAAGACGTTCGAGGATCGAACGACTGCGCCATCGGATTCCGCTACGATTCCCCCACCGAGCGGCTGGTGGTGATCACGGCGATCGACAATCTGGTCAAAGGCGCCGCCGGGCAGGCGGTGCAGAATATGAATCTGATGTACGGGTGGGCGGAGACCGAAGGCCTTCGGGAAACCGCTCTCGTACCCTAG
- the lptG gene encoding LPS export ABC transporter permease LptG translates to MEKISAIVSWSFGGILDRYLIRGFLKVVAISLLCTTSLYLIVDFFDRIDGVLKSGASVWAASRYFLYKLPVLMSRVFGFAVLFSVLFSIGMLSRTQEITAMRANGLSIYRISLPLFISSLLISALNFAWNEALVPVFTRESQYIYKTEVKKKEPKSLLGTKDMWIRSEEAFISVNRFDTKNSVLEGLTIFLLNRDFTLRGFIEVPSARWNGARWQPQRAIEWVLLPNGGMDQREGDVAIPISETPEDLKLLSRDPEEFSFLDLKKQVADLQEKGIDATEQKVDLHVKLAVPLVSLLMALLAIPFATRHNRGGGLTLSFGLTMLIGFGYWFLLAFCISLGHSGAIPAWLAAWVPNITIAMVGLYFYSTAEE, encoded by the coding sequence ATGGAAAAAATCTCAGCTATCGTCTCCTGGTCTTTCGGCGGCATTCTGGACCGTTATCTCATCCGCGGCTTTCTAAAGGTCGTCGCGATCAGCCTCCTGTGCACCACCAGCCTATATCTCATCGTCGATTTCTTCGATCGGATCGACGGCGTTCTCAAATCGGGCGCGTCCGTGTGGGCGGCGAGCCGCTATTTTCTCTATAAGTTGCCGGTTTTGATGTCGCGGGTTTTTGGCTTTGCCGTCCTATTCTCCGTTTTGTTTTCCATCGGCATGCTGTCGCGTACTCAAGAGATCACCGCCATGCGCGCCAACGGTCTCAGCATTTACCGGATTTCACTGCCGCTGTTTATCTCATCGCTCCTGATCTCAGCCCTCAATTTTGCCTGGAACGAGGCGCTCGTGCCCGTCTTCACCCGAGAGTCTCAGTACATTTACAAAACGGAAGTTAAAAAGAAAGAGCCGAAGAGCCTACTCGGCACCAAGGACATGTGGATCCGCTCGGAGGAGGCTTTTATCAGCGTGAACCGATTCGATACGAAAAACAGCGTGCTCGAAGGGCTCACGATCTTTCTTTTGAATCGGGATTTTACCTTGAGAGGTTTCATCGAAGTGCCGTCGGCGCGCTGGAACGGCGCTCGCTGGCAGCCGCAGCGGGCGATCGAATGGGTCCTGCTTCCCAACGGCGGAATGGACCAACGGGAGGGCGACGTTGCCATCCCGATCTCCGAGACGCCCGAAGATTTGAAACTGCTCTCCCGCGATCCCGAAGAGTTCAGCTTCCTGGATCTCAAGAAGCAGGTCGCGGATCTCCAGGAGAAAGGAATCGACGCCACGGAGCAAAAAGTCGATCTCCACGTGAAATTGGCGGTTCCGCTTGTCTCGCTCTTGATGGCGCTGCTGGCCATCCCCTTTGCCACCCGGCACAACCGCGGCGGAGGCCTGACCCTGAGCTTCGGACTCACCATGCTGATCGGTTTTGGCTACTGGTTCTTGCTCGCTTTTTGTATTTCCCTCGGCCATAGCGGCGCCATACCCGCCTGGTTGGCGGCATGGGTTCCCAACATCACCATAGCCATGGTGGGGCTGTATTTCTATTCGACTGCTGAGGAGTAG